The Bacillota bacterium LX-D genome has a window encoding:
- a CDS encoding glycosyltransferase family 2 protein, which yields MKVSAVIPAYNEEKTVGSVVETLQKVDCIAETIVVSDGSKDTTPVIAEAAGAKVIVLPDNVGKGGAMMVGAKESSQDILLFLDADLVGLRPDHVLNLIKPVLDDEAEMTVGIFERGRAATDLAQFFAPFLSGQRAIKKNIITDLTNLDVTRFGVEVALTRYVAEHHLRAKEVLLPELTHIMKEEKLGLLKGFAARMRMYWEIAKTYSCHIVRR from the coding sequence TTGAAAGTCTCTGCAGTTATTCCTGCCTATAATGAGGAAAAAACAGTTGGATCAGTTGTGGAAACTTTACAAAAAGTTGATTGTATTGCTGAAACGATTGTAGTTAGTGATGGCTCAAAGGATACTACTCCTGTAATTGCTGAAGCTGCTGGAGCCAAAGTTATTGTACTGCCGGACAATGTTGGAAAAGGTGGTGCCATGATGGTTGGTGCAAAAGAAAGCAGCCAAGACATACTATTATTTTTAGATGCAGATTTAGTGGGACTAAGACCCGATCATGTGCTTAATTTGATTAAACCTGTCTTAGATGATGAAGCGGAAATGACAGTAGGTATTTTCGAACGGGGACGTGCGGCTACGGATCTGGCCCAATTTTTTGCACCTTTTCTTTCCGGACAACGGGCAATAAAGAAAAATATAATCACAGATCTTACAAATCTTGATGTAACACGTTTTGGAGTAGAAGTAGCATTAACACGCTATGTTGCAGAACATCACTTGAGAGCTAAAGAAGTGCTTTTACCAGAGTTAACACATATTATGAAAGAGGAAAAGTTAGGTCTGTTAAAAGGTTTTGCAGCTAGAATGAGAATGTATTGGGAAATTGCTAAAACATATTCTTGCCATATTGTAAGACGGTAA
- the ytvI gene encoding sporulation integral membrane protein YtvI, producing the protein MKDISPKLLKLFFKTIFALVILLIALITYYYIIPALKGVFNYTTPIVLPFIIAIIIAALIDPVVDYLEHHFKLSRGASVLIALTFFIGIVIAGFTWIAIRLILELIELSSYLPQLSDRLSKFTLDLINKTTDFYFSLSIPQNVLDNATANVQKIVNQLTAFAGHLLTSTFTFISAIPEGMLLVIFALIATYFFCRDKTKIRKAMYKLFPLRTSKLLDSVGREITIAMIGFIRAQFVLITITFIQTLVGLYILKVEYALTIALFVGIADLLPVLGPGAIFIPWIIWELLNGNYGLLIGLVILYVFITVVRNLLQPKVLSDNVGMHPLEALVSIYVGLKVFGVLGVILGPIFWVALKAIWRGWNEVAKIK; encoded by the coding sequence ATGAAAGATATTTCCCCTAAATTATTAAAACTATTTTTTAAAACCATATTTGCTTTAGTTATTTTGCTAATTGCTCTTATTACATATTACTACATTATTCCGGCTTTAAAAGGTGTATTTAATTATACTACTCCCATTGTTCTTCCTTTTATTATAGCTATTATAATTGCTGCTTTGATAGATCCTGTAGTTGACTACTTGGAACATCATTTTAAACTTAGTAGGGGAGCCAGTGTCTTAATTGCGTTGACCTTTTTTATCGGTATTGTAATTGCCGGTTTTACTTGGATAGCTATTCGTCTTATCTTAGAACTAATTGAGCTTTCCAGTTATTTACCCCAATTATCAGACCGTTTATCAAAATTTACCTTGGATTTAATCAATAAAACCACTGATTTTTATTTTTCCTTATCAATTCCCCAAAATGTTTTAGATAATGCTACGGCAAACGTGCAAAAGATAGTTAACCAATTAACAGCATTTGCTGGACATCTTTTAACAAGTACTTTTACTTTCATAAGTGCAATTCCGGAAGGAATGTTGCTAGTTATATTTGCCTTAATAGCAACTTACTTTTTTTGCAGAGATAAAACAAAGATTAGAAAAGCAATGTATAAACTATTTCCCCTAAGAACATCTAAACTTTTAGATTCAGTAGGTAGAGAAATAACTATAGCAATGATAGGCTTTATTCGTGCTCAATTTGTTTTGATTACAATTACTTTTATTCAAACATTAGTAGGTTTATATATTCTTAAAGTTGAATACGCATTAACAATTGCCTTATTCGTTGGGATAGCAGATTTATTACCTGTTTTAGGTCCTGGAGCAATTTTTATTCCATGGATAATCTGGGAATTGCTCAATGGTAATTATGGATTGTTAATCGGTTTGGTAATTTTATATGTGTTTATAACTGTTGTAAGGAATTTATTACAACCAAAGGTTCTGAGCGACAATGTAGGAATGCATCCTTTGGAGGCTCTTGTTAGCATTTATGTTGGCCTAAAAGTTTTTGGTGTTCTAGGAGTAATTCTTGGCCCAATATTTTGGGTAGCACTTAAAGCTATATGGCGTGGATGGAATGAGGTGGCAAAAATTAAATGA
- the ispG gene encoding flavodoxin-dependent (E)-4-hydroxy-3-methylbut-2-enyl-diphosphate synthase, with translation MKRRKSSAVKIGGVIVGDNAPITVQSMTNTDTRDVSATVEQIRKLEGAGCELVRVAVVDTEAALALKKIKQQIHIPLIADIHFDYRLAIEALKNGIDGLRLNPGNIGSKEKVKRVIEVAKDKGIPIRIGVNAGSLSKEKIAQYGGVTPEAMVESALEHINILEDLNFNAIKISMKASNVPLMLDAYRMLAQKVSYPLHVGVTEAGTVQQGAIKSAVGIGILLSEGIGDTIRVSLTGDPVEEVRTGFQILKTLGLRQKGVEIISCPTCGRCGIDLIKIVNEVEERLSYIKQPLKIAVMGCVVNGPGEAREADLGIAGGKEFGIIFKRGQIIAKVPQEKLVEALLSEVKTVL, from the coding sequence ATTAAAAGAAGAAAGAGCTCAGCTGTAAAAATTGGTGGGGTTATAGTTGGAGATAATGCCCCTATAACTGTTCAATCTATGACCAATACAGATACAAGAGATGTTTCTGCTACTGTAGAACAAATTAGAAAATTAGAGGGTGCAGGCTGTGAGTTAGTTAGAGTAGCAGTTGTTGATACTGAAGCTGCCTTAGCTTTAAAAAAAATTAAGCAGCAAATTCATATTCCACTTATAGCAGATATACATTTTGATTATCGCTTGGCCATTGAGGCTTTAAAAAACGGAATAGATGGTTTAAGATTGAATCCGGGGAATATTGGCAGTAAGGAAAAAGTTAAAAGGGTAATTGAAGTCGCAAAAGATAAAGGTATTCCGATTAGAATAGGAGTTAATGCTGGCTCTTTAAGCAAAGAAAAAATTGCACAGTATGGCGGTGTTACACCAGAAGCTATGGTGGAAAGCGCCTTAGAACATATAAATATTTTAGAAGATCTAAACTTTAATGCTATAAAAATTTCTATGAAGGCCTCTAATGTACCTTTAATGCTTGACGCCTATAGAATGTTGGCACAAAAAGTTTCCTACCCGTTGCATGTTGGAGTTACTGAAGCAGGAACGGTCCAGCAGGGAGCAATCAAATCTGCTGTAGGTATAGGAATTCTTTTGTCCGAAGGAATTGGGGATACGATTCGTGTTTCTCTAACAGGTGATCCGGTAGAAGAAGTTAGAACTGGCTTTCAGATTTTAAAAACATTAGGGCTTAGGCAAAAGGGCGTTGAAATCATATCATGTCCCACTTGCGGCAGATGTGGTATAGATTTAATTAAAATTGTCAATGAAGTGGAAGAAAGGCTTTCTTATATTAAACAACCTTTGAAAATTGCGGTAATGGGCTGTGTGGTTAATGGGCCTGGAGAAGCACGTGAGGCCGATTTAGGTATTGCTGGTGGTAAAGAATTCGGTATAATTTTTAAAAGAGGACAAATCATTGCTAAAGTACCCCAGGAAAAACTTGTAGAAGCATTACTTTCCGAAGTTAAGACGGTACTATGA
- the rseP gene encoding RIP metalloprotease RseP produces MSILITILILGILIIAHELGHFMTAKAVGIKVHEFSIGLGPKIFGFQKGETLYSLRLLPLGGFNRMAGMESGDEDDVKGFNTKTVGQRSLVIASGSLMNFLLAIFLFIIVFMGIGIPSEQNVVARIVNGSPADQVGIQAGDKIIAINNQKTETWSELTEIIRSNPQKELKFTILRDNKTIHLSIVPKLDAQNQVGIVGIERIWEKQNVFNSIYLGIKQTITISVLMITSLFQMITGQIPADVAGPVGMVQIIDQAVQFGMAFILNLAAILSLNLGIINLFPIPALDGSRLIFLGIEKLRGRPIQPEKENFVHMIGFFLLIALMIIITYNDVLKIGQ; encoded by the coding sequence TTGTCTATATTGATAACTATTTTAATTCTGGGGATTTTGATTATTGCTCACGAACTAGGTCATTTTATGACTGCTAAAGCGGTAGGTATTAAAGTCCATGAATTCTCCATTGGACTTGGACCTAAAATATTTGGTTTTCAGAAAGGGGAAACTTTGTATTCCTTAAGATTGCTGCCCTTAGGTGGTTTTAATAGAATGGCTGGAATGGAATCTGGTGACGAAGACGATGTTAAAGGTTTTAATACCAAAACTGTAGGTCAACGTTCTTTGGTGATTGCATCTGGCAGTCTGATGAATTTTTTATTAGCGATATTTTTATTCATTATTGTTTTTATGGGCATCGGTATACCTTCAGAACAAAATGTAGTTGCTAGAATTGTAAATGGCAGTCCTGCTGATCAAGTTGGCATTCAAGCAGGCGATAAAATTATTGCTATTAACAACCAAAAGACTGAAACTTGGAGTGAGCTGACTGAGATTATTCGTAGTAATCCACAAAAGGAATTAAAATTTACAATCTTACGAGACAATAAAACAATTCACCTATCAATTGTTCCTAAGCTTGATGCTCAAAATCAGGTTGGCATAGTAGGTATTGAAAGAATATGGGAAAAACAAAATGTTTTTAATTCTATCTATTTAGGAATAAAACAAACAATAACCATAAGCGTTTTAATGATAACTAGTTTATTTCAAATGATAACGGGTCAAATTCCTGCTGATGTTGCCGGACCTGTAGGTATGGTGCAAATTATAGATCAGGCAGTACAATTTGGCATGGCCTTTATATTAAATTTGGCTGCAATTCTAAGTTTGAACTTAGGGATAATTAACTTGTTCCCCATACCTGCCTTAGATGGTAGCCGTTTGATTTTTTTAGGAATCGAAAAGTTAAGGGGAAGACCTATCCAACCCGAAAAAGAAAATTTTGTCCATATGATAGGTTTTTTCCTACTAATTGCATTAATGATTATCATTACGTACAACGATGTTCTAAAAATAGGTCAATAA
- a CDS encoding proline--tRNA ligase: protein MRVSALLMPTLREIPAEAEVISHKLLVKAGMIRKTATGVYTYLPLGWRVIRKIMHIIREEMDSSGGQEILMPIIQAAELWQESGRWDVYGAELFRLQDRHGRNFCLGPTHEEIITDLVRREVNSYKQLPLLLYQIQCKFRDERRPRFGLMRGREFVMKDLYSFDRDEAGLKISYAKMYEAYNKIFSRCGLKFRPVEADSGAIGGSTTHEFMVLANSGEAEIVYCTECDYAANVERAENTINNNKVNDAIKPRELLYTPGVKTIEQLVQFTKRTAESMIKTLFYEADGNLICVLVRGDREVNEIKLQNTIGCLELKLAEDEIIEKTTGALPGYVGPIGIKGVKVYADEEVQFVVNGIVGANKADYHYININYGRDFTADKIVDIRLVKSGDACPKCQAEMKSARGIEVGQVFQLGTKYSKSLGATYVDEQGQEYPLVMGCYGIGVSRTMAAAIEQNYDEQGIIWPLAIAPFHVIVIPVNIKDEGLMNLANQIYFDLQKAGVEVVIDDRDERAGVKFADADLVGYPYRITVGKKTLSQQTVDLKHRATGQEEIVELGSIVKRMQELVK, encoded by the coding sequence GTGCGGGTATCTGCCTTGTTAATGCCAACTTTAAGGGAAATTCCTGCTGAGGCTGAGGTTATTAGCCATAAATTATTAGTTAAAGCAGGTATGATTAGAAAAACTGCCACAGGTGTTTATACATATTTACCTTTAGGCTGGCGGGTAATACGGAAAATTATGCATATAATACGTGAGGAAATGGACTCTTCAGGTGGGCAGGAAATTTTGATGCCTATTATTCAGGCTGCCGAGCTTTGGCAGGAAAGTGGCAGATGGGATGTCTATGGCGCCGAATTATTTAGACTTCAAGATAGGCATGGCAGAAATTTTTGTTTAGGTCCAACCCATGAAGAAATTATTACTGATTTAGTCCGTAGAGAAGTCAACTCTTACAAGCAGTTGCCTTTATTACTTTATCAAATACAGTGTAAATTTCGAGACGAAAGAAGACCCCGTTTCGGTCTAATGCGCGGTCGTGAATTTGTAATGAAAGATCTATATTCTTTTGACCGAGATGAGGCAGGCCTAAAAATTAGTTACGCAAAAATGTATGAAGCTTATAATAAAATCTTTAGCAGATGTGGTTTGAAATTTCGTCCAGTTGAGGCGGATTCAGGTGCAATTGGCGGAAGTACAACTCATGAATTTATGGTATTAGCCAATTCTGGAGAAGCAGAGATTGTTTATTGCACAGAATGTGATTATGCTGCTAATGTTGAGAGAGCAGAAAATACAATTAATAATAATAAAGTAAATGATGCTATCAAACCTAGAGAATTGCTTTATACACCGGGAGTAAAAACCATTGAGCAGCTAGTACAATTTACCAAAAGAACTGCTGAAAGTATGATAAAAACATTGTTTTATGAAGCAGATGGAAATTTAATCTGTGTTTTAGTAAGAGGGGATAGAGAAGTAAATGAAATAAAGCTGCAAAATACTATTGGCTGTTTGGAACTTAAATTAGCAGAAGATGAAATAATTGAGAAAACTACAGGGGCTTTGCCTGGTTATGTTGGCCCTATAGGAATTAAAGGGGTAAAGGTTTACGCCGATGAAGAAGTTCAGTTTGTGGTAAATGGAATAGTTGGTGCTAATAAGGCAGATTATCATTATATAAATATTAATTATGGACGCGATTTTACAGCAGACAAAATAGTTGATATTCGTCTTGTTAAATCTGGAGATGCTTGCCCTAAGTGTCAGGCAGAAATGAAGTCTGCTCGAGGTATTGAAGTCGGACAAGTTTTCCAGCTAGGAACAAAATATAGTAAATCCTTGGGAGCAACCTATGTTGACGAACAAGGGCAAGAATATCCTTTGGTGATGGGATGTTATGGAATCGGTGTTAGCAGGACTATGGCAGCCGCTATTGAACAAAATTACGATGAACAAGGGATTATTTGGCCTTTGGCAATCGCTCCCTTTCATGTTATAGTTATTCCTGTTAACATTAAAGATGAAGGGTTAATGAATTTGGCTAATCAGATCTACTTCGATTTACAAAAAGCAGGCGTAGAAGTAGTTATTGACGATCGAGATGAACGAGCTGGTGTGAAATTTGCTGATGCTGATTTAGTTGGGTATCCCTATAGGATTACTGTTGGTAAGAAAACATTATCCCAACAAACAGTTGACTTAAAACATAGAGCTACAGGACAAGAAGAAATTGTTGAATTAGGAAGTATAGTTAAGAGGATGCAAGAATTAGTGAAATAG
- a CDS encoding PolC-type DNA polymerase III has protein sequence MQVPIVTNKDTGMLKALLEQVYLDQDLTQILSECEVEKVLVSSRKKEWRIFLNCPSFISFDKLKQLTKNVLSAIPGLKNLVFVPNFQNAGVSVTDFVQCYSHYITELLYEHTPAVSEWLNSARWEVQDETIIIFSPNFVVTGYLQQRNCLIQLKKIIHKMMGKSIEVKLVTDESINEASSPNQELEEKIEYKLQNLKPSRAAFCSTDKQIIGKKITSEVTLIKDIVEEEKSVTVRGRVFNYQVKELKSGRNLVIFDFTDNTSAITVKLFENEKNKGFSERLKNNQWLLIRGSVQQDNYSRELTLQAYDISLIEPDIKEDTSPKKRVELHLHTKMSAMDGITDTAKCVQRAAQWGHPAIAITDHGVVQAFPEAYDAGQKYNIKIIYGVEGYLFDKKENEAEKEKTYHIILLVENQKGLENLYRLISISHLQYFYRKPRIPRDLLEQYREGLIIGSACEAGELIQSILKGKEMEDLLKIAAFYDYLEIQPIGNNEFLLRKGIVDSVEDLRDINRKIIKLGEKLGKPVIATGDVHFLNPEDAVYRRILMCGQGYDDEPQAPLYFRTTEEMLEEFAYLPAEVAEEVVITNPQKIADKIEDVLPIPKELYAPEIPGAEEQIESMSWNKAKEIYGEDLPKVVKDRLNKELHSIINNGFAVLYLIAQKLVKKSNDDGYLVGSRGSVGSSFVATMTGITEVNPLPPHYICPQCKNSEFIEDGSYNCGVDLPDKVCPKCGTQYKKDGHDIPFETFLGFKGDKVPDIDLNFSGDYQPRAHKFTEELFGKDYVFRAGTIATIAEKTAYGFVKNYFEEKNYQPRNAEIAMLVAGFTGVKRTTGQHPGGLMVVPKSTDIHKFTPIQRPADDVKSDTITTHFDYHSISSRLVKLDILGHDDPTVIKMLEDLTGVDAKNISLDEEKTMSLFSSLDALGIKPEDIGSSVGTLGIPEFGTRFVRQMLEDTKPKTFSELVRISGFSHGTDVWLNNAQNLIKSGTAKLSEAISTRDDIMLYLIYRGMEPGTAFKIMEDVRKGKGVKPEYEEEMRKHSIPSWYIESCKKIKYMFPKAHAVAYVTMAFRIAYFKVYYPQAFYATFFTVRADEFDAGLITQGAKRVKEAIQDIEKKGNEASAKEKNLLTILEISLEMFLRGIKLRKVDLWDSEATNFKIIDGEILPPFASLQGLGQTAAENIAVARQEKKFSSIEDLRVRSKLSKTVIEILRDHGCLRGLSETGQLSFF, from the coding sequence ATGCAAGTACCAATAGTAACAAATAAAGACACAGGAATGTTAAAGGCCTTACTAGAGCAAGTTTATTTAGATCAGGATTTAACGCAAATACTTAGTGAATGTGAAGTTGAAAAAGTTCTAGTATCATCACGGAAAAAAGAATGGCGAATATTTTTAAATTGTCCATCATTCATTAGTTTTGATAAATTAAAGCAGTTAACTAAAAATGTTCTATCTGCAATACCAGGCCTAAAAAACCTGGTATTTGTTCCTAATTTTCAAAATGCCGGCGTATCAGTAACGGATTTTGTACAATGTTATAGCCATTATATTACGGAATTGCTGTATGAGCATACTCCTGCTGTAAGTGAGTGGTTAAATAGTGCACGTTGGGAAGTTCAGGATGAAACAATAATAATTTTTTCTCCAAACTTTGTTGTTACAGGTTATCTTCAGCAACGAAATTGTCTTATTCAGCTTAAAAAAATAATACATAAGATGATGGGGAAAAGTATAGAAGTAAAATTAGTTACCGATGAAAGCATAAATGAAGCTTCTTCCCCTAACCAAGAGTTAGAAGAAAAAATAGAATATAAATTACAGAATTTAAAACCTTCGAGAGCTGCCTTTTGTTCCACTGATAAGCAAATTATAGGCAAAAAAATAACATCTGAAGTAACTTTAATAAAAGATATCGTCGAAGAAGAAAAATCGGTAACTGTTAGAGGACGAGTATTTAACTACCAGGTTAAAGAGTTAAAAAGTGGCCGCAATCTAGTTATTTTTGACTTTACAGATAATACTAGTGCAATTACAGTAAAATTATTTGAAAATGAAAAAAATAAAGGTTTTTCTGAACGCTTAAAGAACAACCAGTGGCTTTTGATTAGAGGTTCTGTTCAGCAAGATAATTATAGTCGGGAGTTAACACTCCAAGCTTACGACATAAGTTTAATTGAACCGGATATTAAGGAAGATACCAGCCCTAAAAAAAGAGTTGAACTACATTTACACACTAAAATGAGCGCTATGGATGGAATAACGGATACTGCAAAATGTGTACAGAGAGCAGCTCAATGGGGCCATCCGGCCATAGCCATAACAGACCATGGTGTTGTACAAGCTTTTCCAGAGGCTTACGACGCCGGGCAAAAATATAATATTAAGATTATTTACGGTGTAGAAGGATATCTTTTTGATAAAAAAGAAAACGAAGCCGAAAAAGAAAAAACTTATCATATTATTCTCCTGGTAGAAAATCAAAAGGGTTTAGAAAACCTTTATCGCCTTATCTCCATATCCCATTTACAATATTTTTATCGCAAACCTAGGATACCTAGAGATTTACTTGAACAGTATCGGGAGGGTTTAATAATTGGTTCAGCTTGTGAAGCAGGGGAATTAATTCAAAGTATACTAAAAGGTAAAGAAATGGAGGATTTGTTAAAAATTGCAGCCTTTTATGACTATCTTGAAATTCAGCCTATAGGTAATAATGAATTTTTGCTGCGTAAAGGCATAGTTGATTCCGTAGAAGACCTACGAGATATTAATAGAAAAATAATTAAATTAGGAGAAAAATTAGGAAAACCAGTTATAGCTACAGGAGATGTGCATTTTTTAAATCCAGAAGATGCAGTTTATAGGCGTATCCTAATGTGCGGACAAGGATATGATGACGAACCACAAGCACCCCTTTACTTTAGAACAACGGAAGAAATGTTAGAGGAATTTGCTTACTTACCAGCAGAAGTAGCAGAGGAAGTTGTAATTACTAATCCCCAAAAAATTGCCGATAAAATCGAGGACGTTTTACCTATCCCGAAGGAACTTTATGCTCCTGAAATTCCAGGAGCTGAAGAACAAATCGAAAGCATGAGTTGGAATAAGGCTAAAGAAATATATGGGGAAGATTTGCCGAAAGTTGTCAAAGACCGGTTGAATAAGGAACTTCATTCTATTATTAACAATGGCTTTGCAGTCCTATATTTAATTGCCCAAAAATTAGTTAAAAAATCAAATGACGATGGTTACCTTGTAGGTTCTCGAGGATCTGTAGGATCTTCTTTTGTGGCGACAATGACCGGGATAACTGAAGTAAACCCTCTTCCACCTCATTATATTTGTCCCCAATGTAAAAATTCAGAATTTATAGAGGATGGTTCCTATAACTGTGGGGTTGATTTGCCCGATAAAGTATGTCCAAAATGCGGGACACAATATAAGAAGGATGGTCACGATATTCCTTTTGAAACATTTTTAGGATTTAAGGGAGATAAAGTACCGGATATCGATCTAAATTTCTCTGGTGATTACCAGCCAAGAGCGCACAAGTTTACTGAAGAATTATTTGGTAAGGATTATGTATTTAGAGCGGGAACTATTGCAACTATTGCGGAAAAAACAGCCTATGGTTTTGTGAAAAATTATTTTGAAGAAAAAAACTATCAACCAAGAAACGCCGAAATAGCAATGCTAGTTGCTGGCTTTACTGGCGTTAAGCGAACAACAGGTCAGCACCCTGGTGGATTAATGGTAGTACCTAAATCAACTGATATACATAAATTTACTCCCATCCAAAGGCCAGCTGACGATGTGAAGTCGGATACTATTACTACCCATTTTGATTATCATTCAATTAGCAGCCGACTAGTAAAATTAGATATCTTAGGACATGATGACCCGACAGTTATTAAAATGCTAGAGGATTTAACAGGTGTTGATGCTAAAAATATATCCCTAGACGAAGAGAAAACCATGTCTTTGTTTTCTTCCCTCGATGCCTTAGGTATTAAACCTGAAGATATTGGCTCTTCAGTTGGAACTTTGGGCATTCCAGAATTCGGAACTCGTTTTGTTAGACAAATGCTAGAAGACACAAAACCGAAAACCTTTTCTGAACTAGTTCGTATTAGCGGTTTTTCACATGGAACCGATGTTTGGTTAAATAATGCCCAAAATTTAATTAAAAGTGGTACAGCTAAACTGTCGGAAGCTATTTCTACCCGAGACGATATTATGCTTTACCTAATCTATAGAGGTATGGAGCCAGGAACTGCTTTTAAGATTATGGAAGATGTACGTAAAGGCAAAGGAGTTAAGCCTGAGTATGAAGAGGAAATGCGTAAACATTCTATCCCCTCTTGGTACATTGAATCATGTAAAAAAATTAAATATATGTTTCCAAAAGCTCATGCTGTGGCTTATGTTACAATGGCTTTTAGAATTGCTTATTTTAAGGTTTATTACCCACAGGCATTTTATGCTACTTTCTTTACGGTTAGAGCAGATGAATTTGATGCCGGATTAATAACCCAGGGTGCCAAACGTGTAAAGGAGGCTATTCAGGATATCGAAAAAAAAGGTAATGAAGCTTCAGCCAAGGAAAAAAATTTACTTACTATTTTGGAAATATCCCTGGAAATGTTCTTAAGGGGTATAAAACTACGTAAAGTCGATTTATGGGACTCTGAAGCAACAAACTTTAAAATTATTGATGGAGAAATATTGCCACCTTTTGCTTCACTACAGGGGTTGGGTCAAACTGCAGCGGAAAATATTGCAGTAGCTCGCCAAGAGAAAAAGTTTAGTTCAATAGAAGACTTAAGGGTTCGCTCGAAGTTAAGCAAAACTGTAATTGAAATTTTAAGGGACCATGGCTGTTTAAGAGGTCTATCTGAAACTGGCCAGTTAAGCTTTTTTTAA
- a CDS encoding 1-deoxy-D-xylulose-5-phosphate reductoisomerase: protein MKKGIALLGSTGSIGCQTLQVVDQFKDDLEVHALVAGSNVDALSKQILVYHPKVAVLVNQELFPKLVQNVGNSRTKLLTGEEGMLEAVSLSEVDTVVAAISGFVGLKPTLEAIKLGKNIALANKETLVAAGQIVMREAAHQKVNLLPVDSEHSAIFQCMDNKIDLVESIIITASGGPFRGCKKEQLLTVKPETALKHPNWAMGAKITIDSATMVNKGLEVIEAHWLFNMPYENIEVVVHPQSIIHSLVKFRDGSLLAQMGLPDMRLPIQYALTWPTRWNNNWERLDLAKIGQLTFEKPNDASFPALKMAYEVGRIGGTAPCIYNAANEQAVQFFLDKQIGFLEITDLIRYCLDELEIVSDPTLEEIFEVDKIARQKVISKVNSLHN, encoded by the coding sequence ATGAAAAAAGGAATAGCGTTACTAGGGTCAACTGGTTCTATTGGTTGTCAAACGTTACAAGTAGTAGATCAATTTAAAGATGATTTAGAAGTCCATGCACTAGTAGCTGGCAGTAATGTAGATGCTTTAAGTAAACAAATTCTAGTTTATCATCCTAAAGTAGCGGTTCTAGTAAATCAAGAACTATTTCCTAAGTTAGTACAAAATGTAGGCAATTCAAGAACTAAATTATTAACTGGCGAAGAGGGAATGCTAGAAGCCGTTTCCTTATCTGAAGTAGACACTGTTGTGGCGGCAATTAGCGGATTTGTTGGATTAAAGCCTACTTTAGAAGCGATTAAATTAGGTAAAAACATAGCATTAGCTAATAAAGAAACATTAGTTGCTGCAGGCCAGATAGTTATGAGAGAAGCTGCTCACCAAAAAGTTAATCTATTACCAGTAGACAGCGAACATAGTGCTATCTTTCAATGCATGGACAATAAAATTGACTTAGTTGAAAGTATAATAATTACGGCTTCGGGAGGTCCTTTCAGGGGATGTAAAAAAGAGCAGCTTTTAACTGTTAAACCTGAAACGGCCCTTAAACACCCCAATTGGGCCATGGGCGCTAAAATTACAATTGATTCTGCTACTATGGTCAATAAGGGCTTAGAAGTTATAGAGGCTCATTGGCTGTTTAATATGCCTTATGAAAACATTGAAGTAGTTGTTCACCCACAAAGTATTATTCATTCTTTAGTAAAATTTAGGGATGGTTCTTTGCTGGCTCAAATGGGTTTGCCTGATATGCGCCTTCCTATTCAATATGCACTGACTTGGCCAACAAGGTGGAATAATAACTGGGAAAGACTGGATTTAGCTAAAATTGGGCAACTTACTTTTGAAAAACCTAATGATGCTAGCTTTCCTGCACTTAAAATGGCATATGAAGTTGGCCGAATAGGTGGTACTGCACCATGTATTTATAACGCAGCTAATGAACAAGCTGTACAGTTTTTTTTAGATAAGCAAATTGGTTTTTTGGAAATTACAGATTTAATTAGATATTGCTTAGATGAGCTGGAAATTGTATCAGATCCTACTTTAGAAGAAATATTTGAAGTAGACAAGATTGCGAGACAGAAAGTAATAAGCAAGGTCAATAGCTTACATAATTAG